The Amycolatopsis mongoliensis genome includes a window with the following:
- a CDS encoding polysaccharide deacetylase family protein, with product MDAVALTFDDGPYPSTTPALLAALDGVRATFFLWGEHAAEHPALVRAIAAAGHVIGNHTWTHPHLTGLSAENRDQEVRRTQDLLVSLTGARPVLFRPPYGDTDDAVRATAAGHGLTEVLWTVDTRDWAGAATDEIVAAADRVEPGGVVLMHEGRPETVAAVPRILSALAARGLRPGLTRG from the coding sequence GTGGACGCGGTGGCGCTGACCTTCGACGACGGCCCGTACCCTTCGACCACGCCGGCGCTGCTGGCGGCGCTCGACGGGGTGCGGGCGACGTTCTTCCTGTGGGGCGAGCACGCCGCCGAGCACCCGGCGCTGGTCCGGGCGATCGCGGCCGCCGGCCACGTGATCGGCAACCACACGTGGACGCACCCGCACCTCACCGGCCTGTCCGCCGAGAACCGCGACCAGGAGGTCCGGCGGACGCAGGACCTCCTGGTTTCGCTGACCGGTGCTCGCCCCGTGCTGTTCCGGCCGCCCTACGGCGACACGGACGACGCCGTCCGGGCGACCGCCGCCGGGCACGGGCTGACCGAGGTCCTGTGGACCGTCGACACCCGCGACTGGGCGGGTGCCGCCACGGACGAGATCGTCGCCGCGGCGGACCGCGTGGAGCCGGGCGGGGTCGTGCTGATGCACGAAGGCCGGCCGGAGACCGTGGCGGCGGTGCCGAGGATCCTCTCGGCGCTCGCCGCCCGCGGTCTCCGGCCGGGACTCACCAGGGGTTGA
- a CDS encoding DUF6292 family protein — MSILIDFGRDTEFSFERGLRGYVAAVARAVGVGLESCTLDAGTPAAAYIALDWRLTRFPGHDLALVWDETHGWAAAIEDADGATVLTYLGGSVLPEPRAVVRFLAAVRAGDPDAGTLAAPALREPGDHEELLATLVH; from the coding sequence TTGAGCATTCTGATCGATTTCGGGCGCGACACGGAGTTCTCGTTCGAGCGGGGGCTGCGCGGGTACGTCGCCGCGGTGGCCCGCGCAGTGGGGGTCGGGCTGGAATCCTGCACGCTGGACGCGGGAACGCCCGCGGCCGCGTACATCGCGCTCGACTGGCGCTTGACGCGCTTCCCCGGCCACGACTTGGCGCTGGTCTGGGACGAGACCCACGGCTGGGCGGCGGCGATCGAGGACGCGGACGGAGCGACCGTCCTGACGTATCTCGGCGGCTCCGTGCTGCCCGAGCCGCGCGCGGTGGTCCGGTTCCTGGCGGCGGTCCGCGCGGGCGACCCGGACGCCGGAACACTCGCGGCGCCGGCGCTGCGAGAGCCCGGTGACCACGAGGAACTGCTGGCGACGCTCGTCCACTAG
- a CDS encoding endo-1,4-beta-xylanase — MTVAVVAGIAVWQAPAASASVPLKDITHRYVGSAVAAAYLADEADYRAVLTREFDNVTPENEMKWGTVEAVRGQYDWSGADAIVRYAQAHHMTVRGHTLVWHSQLPDWVAALPADELRRVLRDHITTEVKRYKGKVRAWDVVNELFNEDGTRRDTVFRQKLGDGFVADVFRWAHAADPAATLYINDYNIEGRNPKSDAVYDLVKTLRRQGVPIGGVGVQAHLSIQYGFPAEYRENLARLTKLGVDVAITEADVRIPTPPDAAKLDTQASYFDRLWDGCQAVRRCVEFTTWGFTDRHSWVPGVFPGEGAACLFDENLQPKPAYLRINPW; from the coding sequence GTGACGGTCGCGGTCGTCGCGGGTATTGCCGTGTGGCAGGCGCCGGCGGCATCGGCGTCCGTTCCGCTGAAAGACATCACGCACCGCTACGTCGGCAGTGCGGTGGCGGCGGCGTACCTGGCGGACGAAGCGGATTACCGGGCCGTGCTCACCCGCGAATTCGACAACGTGACGCCCGAGAACGAGATGAAATGGGGGACGGTCGAAGCCGTTCGCGGCCAGTACGACTGGTCGGGCGCCGACGCGATCGTCCGGTACGCGCAAGCGCACCACATGACCGTGCGCGGCCACACGCTGGTCTGGCACTCCCAGCTGCCGGACTGGGTGGCCGCACTGCCCGCCGACGAGCTGCGCCGCGTGCTGCGCGACCACATCACGACGGAGGTCAAGCGGTACAAGGGAAAGGTCCGTGCCTGGGACGTCGTCAACGAACTGTTCAACGAGGACGGTACCCGTCGCGACACCGTGTTCCGGCAGAAGCTCGGCGACGGCTTCGTCGCGGACGTGTTCCGCTGGGCGCACGCGGCCGACCCGGCGGCGACGCTCTACATCAACGACTACAACATCGAAGGCCGCAACCCGAAGAGCGACGCGGTGTACGACCTGGTGAAGACGCTCCGGCGGCAGGGCGTCCCGATCGGCGGCGTCGGGGTCCAGGCGCACCTGTCGATCCAGTACGGCTTCCCGGCGGAGTACCGCGAGAACCTGGCCCGCCTGACGAAGCTGGGCGTGGACGTCGCGATCACCGAGGCCGACGTCCGGATCCCGACCCCGCCCGACGCGGCGAAGCTCGACACCCAGGCGAGCTACTTCGACCGGTTGTGGGACGGCTGCCAGGCGGTCCGGCGGTGCGTGGAGTTCACGACGTGGGGCTTCACGGACCGGCATTCGTGGGTCCCGGGCGTCTTCCCCGGCGAGGGTGCGGCCTGCCTGTTCGACGAGAACCTGCAGCCGAAACCGGCCTACCTGCGGATCAACCCCTGGTGA
- a CDS encoding class I SAM-dependent methyltransferase yields MCPPPVKGTNVTQESTPVGEVFERLLGPRATVSITAYDGSSSGPADAPVAIQVRSPLALDYLMSSPGDLGLARAYVAGALDVSGDLYTALHALAAQVDQLTPADRLWLLRKLGARHLRVVKPPAEEHPSRLRRGMTALRHSKSRDSAAIASHYDVSNRFYELVLGPSMAYTCAVFPEAGASLEDAQEHKFDLVCRKLGLQPGMRLLDVGCGWGGMVAHAVRHYGVEALGVTLSREQAQWAQKNIVSLGLADRAEIRHLDYRDVTETGFDAISSIGLTEHIGARNVPGYFRFLAAKLKPHGRLLNHCITNPDTSVAHRSRGFIDRYVFPDGELEAPGELVTAMHDAGLEVRHSENLREHYALTLAGWCANLDEHWDEAVAEAGTGRSRVWALYLAACRLAFERREIELHQILGVRTDREGGMGMPLRPDWGV; encoded by the coding sequence ATGTGTCCGCCGCCGGTGAAAGGAACGAACGTGACCCAGGAAAGCACCCCGGTCGGCGAGGTCTTCGAGCGCCTGCTCGGCCCCCGCGCGACCGTGTCGATCACCGCTTACGACGGCAGCAGCAGCGGTCCGGCCGACGCGCCGGTCGCGATCCAGGTGCGCTCACCGCTGGCCCTGGACTACCTGATGTCCTCCCCCGGCGACCTCGGCCTCGCCCGCGCGTACGTCGCGGGCGCGCTCGACGTGTCCGGCGACCTCTACACCGCGCTGCACGCGCTGGCGGCCCAGGTCGACCAGCTCACCCCGGCCGACCGGCTGTGGCTGCTGCGCAAGCTCGGCGCCCGCCACCTGCGCGTCGTCAAGCCGCCCGCCGAGGAGCACCCGAGCCGGCTGCGGCGCGGGATGACCGCGCTGCGGCACTCGAAGAGCCGCGACAGCGCGGCCATCGCCAGCCACTACGACGTGTCCAACCGGTTCTACGAGCTGGTCCTCGGCCCGTCGATGGCCTACACGTGCGCGGTGTTCCCGGAGGCCGGCGCCTCGCTGGAGGACGCGCAGGAGCACAAGTTCGACCTGGTCTGCCGCAAGCTCGGCCTCCAGCCCGGGATGCGGCTGCTCGACGTCGGCTGCGGCTGGGGCGGGATGGTGGCGCACGCCGTCCGCCACTACGGCGTCGAGGCGCTCGGCGTCACGCTCTCGCGCGAGCAGGCCCAGTGGGCGCAGAAGAACATCGTCTCCCTCGGCCTGGCCGACCGCGCCGAGATCCGCCACCTCGACTACCGGGACGTCACCGAAACCGGGTTCGACGCGATCTCGTCGATCGGCCTGACCGAGCACATCGGCGCCCGCAACGTGCCCGGCTACTTCCGGTTCCTCGCGGCCAAGCTCAAGCCGCACGGGCGCCTGCTCAACCACTGCATCACCAACCCGGACACCAGCGTCGCGCACCGCTCGCGCGGGTTCATCGACCGCTACGTCTTCCCGGACGGCGAGCTCGAGGCTCCCGGCGAGCTCGTCACGGCCATGCACGACGCCGGCCTGGAGGTCCGGCACTCGGAGAACCTCCGCGAGCACTACGCGCTGACGCTGGCCGGGTGGTGCGCGAACCTCGACGAGCACTGGGACGAGGCGGTCGCCGAAGCGGGCACCGGCCGCAGCCGGGTGTGGGCCCTCTACCTGGCCGCCTGCCGGCTGGCCTTCGAGCGCCGGGAGATCGAACTGCACCAGATCCTCGGGGTGCGGACCGACCGCGAGGGCGGGATGGGCATGCCGCTGCGCCCCGATTGGGGAGTTTGA
- a CDS encoding cold-shock protein, whose protein sequence is MAQGSVKWFNGEKGFGFIAQDGGGPDVFVHYSEIQGSGFKSLDEGQRVEFEIGQGQKGPQAQRVSVI, encoded by the coding sequence ATGGCTCAGGGCAGTGTCAAGTGGTTCAACGGTGAAAAGGGCTTCGGCTTCATCGCGCAGGACGGCGGGGGTCCGGACGTGTTCGTCCACTACTCCGAGATCCAGGGCAGCGGCTTCAAGTCGCTCGACGAGGGTCAGCGCGTGGAGTTCGAGATCGGCCAGGGTCAGAAGGGCCCCCAGGCCCAGCGCGTGAGCGTCATCTGA
- a CDS encoding VOC family protein has protein sequence MGFRVSEDIQDDEGTVYAAWMFRKPTVHDVALTGGDGPRLHHIAFASHERHQILHICDHLGALRMPGAIERGPGRHGVSNAFHLYVRDSDGHRIEIYTHDYHTGDPDNPVITWDVHDDQRRDWWGNPVVPSWYTDPSVVLDLDGEVRPVLERTEPREADVTVGADGFSFSRGEAEFKSGEQV, from the coding sequence TTGGGCTTCCGCGTTTCCGAAGACATCCAGGACGACGAGGGCACGGTGTACGCGGCGTGGATGTTCCGCAAGCCGACGGTGCACGACGTCGCCCTGACCGGCGGCGACGGCCCGCGGCTGCACCACATCGCGTTCGCGTCGCACGAACGGCACCAGATCCTGCACATCTGCGACCACCTCGGCGCGCTGCGGATGCCGGGCGCGATCGAGCGCGGGCCGGGCCGGCACGGGGTGTCGAACGCGTTCCACCTGTACGTCCGGGATTCCGACGGGCACCGCATCGAGATCTACACGCATGACTACCACACCGGCGACCCGGACAACCCGGTGATCACCTGGGACGTGCACGACGACCAGCGCCGCGACTGGTGGGGCAACCCGGTGGTGCCGAGCTGGTACACCGACCCGTCGGTGGTGCTCGATCTCGACGGCGAGGTCCGGCCGGTGCTCGAGCGGACCGAGCCGCGCGAAGCCGACGTCACCGTCGGCGCGGACGGGTTCTCGTTCAGCCGCGGGGAGGCGGAGTTCAAATCAGGCGAGCAGGTGTGA
- a CDS encoding S9 family peptidase: MDVGELTAEDVVDRVVPRDPRISPDGRWVVYVTAPVGRAGEYPVSGLWLVPVDGSRPARELIGGAAENRSPRWAADSGSVFFLSDRDERGTAQLYRIRVDGGGLERLTEWVAGVSDHVPLADSVVVIAPDAADQASDPQVRTVLPDAVRRWDTRARPDRLWLLDLSTATLRPLGDLGDRHVREVAARPDGTALAVFTWSCADREPGVFEPGLHLVDPVTGETHDLGTPVLEAADPAWWHDGTDWHLAYLGLTPPGLIGGTAIFDGDENLTEGLEICPTELVQVDDGPPLALFAEGLDTTVRRLDATFTEIARVRGSCLTASRDGGVIAVVASTGTEPDEIHAGPPHDLTRRSRTVPDRTWGTQHRLDYRTPDGLTLDGLLILPPGKTKADGPFPLVTLVHGGPHDRYADRFHLGWYPSGQWLAAAGFAVFLPNARGGLGHGHAFAASVAGDVGGAEFTDVLSGIDLLVEDGVADDTRLGIGGWSHGGFFAAWAVTQTDRFAAAVVGAGVIDWPLLAATGEHSRFEAALGGAENSPITHAAKIRTPVLILHGEDDTNVPLSQAELLHRALGDKPHQFVVYPREGHSIRERDHQIDVLNRSRAWFSHLLA, from the coding sequence ATGGACGTGGGGGAACTGACGGCGGAGGACGTGGTCGACCGGGTGGTGCCGCGCGACCCGCGGATCTCCCCGGACGGCCGATGGGTCGTGTACGTGACGGCGCCGGTGGGCCGAGCGGGGGAGTACCCGGTCAGCGGTCTGTGGCTTGTTCCGGTGGACGGGAGCAGGCCCGCACGGGAACTGATCGGCGGTGCGGCCGAGAACCGGTCACCGCGCTGGGCCGCGGACTCCGGTTCCGTCTTCTTCCTTTCGGATCGCGACGAGCGCGGAACGGCGCAGCTGTACCGGATCAGGGTGGACGGCGGCGGCCTCGAGCGGCTGACGGAGTGGGTCGCGGGGGTCAGCGATCATGTGCCGCTGGCGGACTCGGTCGTGGTGATCGCCCCGGACGCGGCCGACCAGGCGAGCGACCCGCAGGTCCGGACCGTCCTGCCGGATGCGGTACGCCGCTGGGACACCCGAGCGCGCCCCGACCGGCTCTGGCTGCTCGACCTCTCCACCGCCACCCTCCGGCCGCTCGGCGACCTCGGCGACCGGCACGTCCGCGAAGTGGCCGCCCGCCCGGACGGGACAGCGCTCGCCGTCTTCACCTGGTCGTGCGCCGATCGCGAGCCCGGCGTCTTCGAACCCGGCCTCCACCTCGTCGACCCCGTCACCGGCGAGACCCACGACCTCGGCACCCCGGTCCTGGAAGCAGCCGACCCGGCCTGGTGGCACGACGGCACCGACTGGCACCTCGCCTACCTCGGCCTGACCCCGCCCGGCCTGATCGGCGGCACCGCGATCTTCGACGGCGACGAGAACCTCACCGAAGGCCTCGAGATCTGCCCCACCGAACTCGTCCAGGTCGACGACGGCCCGCCCCTCGCGCTGTTCGCCGAAGGCCTGGACACGACCGTCCGCCGCCTCGACGCCACCTTCACCGAGATCGCCCGGGTCCGCGGCAGCTGCCTGACCGCGAGCCGCGACGGCGGGGTGATCGCCGTGGTCGCGAGCACCGGCACCGAACCCGACGAGATCCACGCCGGCCCGCCGCACGACCTCACCCGGCGCAGCAGGACCGTCCCGGACCGGACCTGGGGCACCCAGCACCGGCTGGACTACCGGACCCCGGACGGCCTGACCCTCGACGGGCTGCTGATCCTGCCGCCGGGAAAGACGAAGGCCGACGGCCCCTTCCCGCTGGTCACCCTGGTCCACGGCGGCCCCCACGACCGGTACGCCGACCGCTTCCACCTCGGCTGGTACCCCTCGGGCCAATGGCTCGCCGCCGCCGGCTTCGCGGTCTTCCTCCCGAACGCCCGCGGCGGACTCGGCCACGGCCACGCCTTCGCGGCGAGCGTCGCCGGGGACGTCGGCGGTGCGGAGTTCACCGACGTCCTCTCCGGCATCGACCTCCTCGTGGAAGACGGCGTCGCCGACGACACCCGGCTCGGCATCGGCGGCTGGAGCCACGGCGGGTTCTTCGCCGCCTGGGCCGTGACGCAGACCGACCGCTTCGCCGCGGCCGTCGTGGGCGCGGGGGTCATCGACTGGCCGCTGCTGGCCGCCACCGGCGAGCACAGCCGGTTCGAAGCAGCGCTCGGCGGTGCGGAAAACAGCCCCATCACCCACGCCGCGAAGATCCGCACGCCGGTCCTGATCCTGCACGGCGAGGACGACACGAACGTCCCGCTCTCGCAAGCGGAACTCCTGCACCGCGCCCTCGGGGACAAACCCCACCAGTTCGTCGTCTACCCGCGCGAGGGCCACTCGATCCGCGAACGCGACCACCAGATCGACGTCCTGAACCGTTCCCGCGCCTGGTTCTCACACCTGCTCGCCTGA
- a CDS encoding acyl-CoA desaturase, which translates to MTASVKAPRPVAKPVLSGRQSVAELITIRTFLLVPFLALAAAVPVFWGWGVSWLDLTIGGAFFVVSTLGITVGYHRYFTHGAFRAKRALRIALAVAGGLAAQGPVIGWVADHRRHHAFSDREGDPHSPWLFGTSPLALARGFWHAHMGWLFGRDKTNVDRFAPDLEADRDMRVVDRLFPLWVVVSLLLPPLLGGLITLSWWGALTAFLWAGLARISFQHHVTWSVNSICHMIGERPFASRDRSANFWPLAILSMGESWHNTHHEDPTSARHGAQRGQIDISARVIWAFEKLGWAWNVRWPTAKRLAALAR; encoded by the coding sequence ATGACAGCCTCCGTGAAGGCTCCCCGTCCCGTCGCCAAACCCGTGCTCTCCGGCCGCCAGTCCGTGGCCGAGCTGATCACCATCCGCACGTTCCTGCTGGTCCCGTTCCTCGCGCTCGCCGCGGCCGTGCCGGTGTTCTGGGGCTGGGGCGTCAGCTGGCTCGACCTCACGATCGGCGGCGCGTTCTTCGTCGTGTCGACGCTCGGCATCACCGTCGGCTACCACCGCTACTTCACCCACGGCGCGTTCCGCGCGAAGCGGGCGCTGCGGATCGCGCTGGCCGTCGCCGGCGGCCTCGCGGCGCAGGGCCCGGTGATCGGCTGGGTCGCCGACCACCGCCGCCACCACGCGTTCTCCGACCGCGAGGGCGACCCGCACTCCCCGTGGCTGTTCGGCACGTCCCCGCTGGCGCTGGCCCGCGGCTTCTGGCACGCCCACATGGGCTGGCTCTTCGGGCGCGACAAGACCAACGTCGACCGCTTCGCCCCCGACCTCGAGGCCGACCGCGACATGCGCGTCGTCGACCGGCTCTTCCCGCTGTGGGTCGTCGTCAGCCTGCTGCTCCCGCCGCTGCTCGGCGGCCTGATCACGCTCTCGTGGTGGGGCGCGCTCACCGCGTTCCTCTGGGCGGGCCTGGCGCGGATCTCGTTCCAGCACCACGTGACGTGGTCGGTGAACTCGATCTGCCACATGATCGGCGAGCGCCCGTTCGCCAGCCGCGACCGGTCGGCGAACTTCTGGCCGCTGGCGATCCTGTCGATGGGCGAGTCCTGGCACAACACCCACCACGAGGACCCGACGTCGGCCCGCCACGGCGCGCAGCGCGGGCAGATCGACATCTCCGCCCGGGTGATCTGGGCGTTCGAGAAGCTCGGCTGGGCGTGGAACGTCCGGTGGCCGACCGCCAAGCGGCTGGCCGCCCTGGCCCGCTGA
- a CDS encoding FAD-binding oxidoreductase: MTIDQAGVPEARPGPAFPEHEARVDDLRRQLTAISGEATVRLAKRTSNLFRSRAAAKHPGLDVSGFTHVLRVDPETRTADVEGMVTYEQLVDATLPHGLMPLVVPQLKTITLGGAVTGLGIESSSFRNGMPHESVLELEILTGDGRIVVATPDNEHAALFRGFPNSYGTLGYALRLKIVLEPVKPFVELRHVRYHDRDSYFRALAEACDSGEHDFVDGTVFGPDELYLTLASFTDTAPATSDYTWLDIYYRSIRTRRTDHLTVRDYLWRWDTDWFWCSRAFGVQHRLPRLLLGRRFLRSSVYWKAVALDRRFKIAQRLLKLRRLPPEETIVQDIEVPVGRAAEFLEFFEREIPISPVWVCPLRQRPGGVRWPLYELDPDALYVNFGFWSAVPLDPGERDGVHNRMIEAEVTRLGGHKSLYSDSFYAEDEFWRLYNGETYRELKRTYDPDERLLGLYEKCVRRR; this comes from the coding sequence GTGACCATCGATCAGGCCGGGGTCCCCGAAGCCCGTCCGGGCCCGGCGTTCCCCGAGCACGAAGCCCGCGTCGACGACCTGCGCCGGCAGCTCACCGCGATCAGCGGCGAAGCCACCGTCCGGCTGGCGAAGCGGACGTCCAACCTCTTCCGCTCCCGGGCCGCCGCGAAACACCCCGGACTGGACGTTTCCGGCTTCACGCACGTACTGCGCGTCGACCCCGAAACCCGCACCGCCGACGTCGAAGGGATGGTCACCTACGAGCAGCTGGTCGACGCCACGCTGCCGCACGGCCTGATGCCCCTGGTCGTCCCGCAGCTCAAGACCATCACCCTCGGCGGCGCGGTCACCGGGCTCGGCATCGAGTCCTCGTCCTTCCGCAACGGCATGCCGCACGAGTCCGTGCTCGAGCTGGAGATCCTCACCGGGGACGGCCGGATCGTCGTCGCCACCCCGGACAACGAGCACGCCGCCCTCTTCCGCGGCTTCCCCAACTCCTACGGCACCCTCGGCTACGCGCTGCGCCTGAAGATCGTCCTCGAGCCGGTGAAGCCGTTCGTCGAGCTCCGGCACGTCCGCTATCACGACCGCGACAGCTACTTCCGCGCCCTCGCCGAAGCCTGCGACAGCGGCGAGCACGACTTCGTCGACGGCACGGTGTTCGGCCCGGACGAGCTGTACCTCACCCTGGCCTCGTTCACCGACACGGCGCCCGCGACCAGCGACTACACCTGGCTCGACATCTACTACCGCTCGATCCGGACCCGCCGGACCGACCACCTCACCGTCCGCGACTACCTCTGGCGCTGGGACACCGACTGGTTCTGGTGCTCGCGCGCGTTCGGCGTCCAGCACCGGCTGCCGCGGCTGCTGCTCGGCCGCCGGTTCCTGCGGTCCTCCGTCTACTGGAAGGCCGTGGCGCTCGACCGCCGGTTCAAGATCGCCCAGCGGCTGCTCAAGCTCCGTCGCCTGCCGCCGGAGGAGACGATCGTGCAGGACATCGAGGTGCCGGTCGGGCGCGCCGCGGAGTTCCTCGAGTTCTTCGAGCGGGAGATCCCGATCAGCCCGGTGTGGGTCTGCCCGCTCCGGCAGCGCCCCGGCGGCGTGCGCTGGCCGCTCTACGAGCTGGACCCCGACGCGCTCTACGTCAACTTCGGGTTCTGGTCGGCCGTGCCGCTGGACCCCGGTGAGCGCGACGGCGTGCACAACCGGATGATCGAAGCCGAGGTCACCCGGCTGGGCGGGCACAAGTCGCTCTATTCGGACAGCTTCTACGCCGAAGACGAGTTCTGGCGGCTTTACAACGGGGAAACCTACCGTGAGCTCAAGCGGACCTACGACCCGGACGAGCGGCTGCTCGGCCTCTACGAGAAATGTGTCCGCCGCCGGTGA